A region from the Salifodinibacter halophilus genome encodes:
- a CDS encoding NADH:flavin oxidoreductase, whose protein sequence is MGDFDQLLQPLTINKLTIRNRIVSTPHGEVYAEGGVPTERYRHYHAEKAKGGIGMTMCGGSSAVSRTSPTPYWWGAVDVSDDKVIPYFQQLADAVHDQGAAIMIQITHMGRRSNYDGGDWPHLMSPSGYREQIHKGMAKTIEPEEIKRIQQEFAQAARRVKEGGLDGAEVSAAHQHLIDQFWSPRTNQRTDEYGGSLENRMRFGLEVFQAIRDEVGPDFAIGMRMTGDEFHPDGLGQEELQQIAKRYADSGLIDFLDIIGSGADTATTQANCIPNMSYPPAPFLYLASGIKAEVDIPVLHAQNIKDPNSAGRAIGEGHIDMVGMTRAHIADPHFVNKIRDGDVDRIRQCVGANYCIDRQYDGKEVLCIQNAATGRERTMPQTVSKADTKRRVAIVGAGPGGLEAARVCAERGHAVTLFEASDQLGGQVNLAARAPGRDQIGGIVRWFSLELARLGVDQRLETYADAEALHALDPDIIMLAQGGRPFLDRQSGWHWEENLVVSTHDILSGAVAPGNNVLVFDVTGEHPGSTCADYLADQGSLVELATPDMAIGELLGGTTAPVIYERLYSKDVVLTPNVSLVDAYTEGEQVIAVLANEFTGTEEERAIDQIVVENGTRPNEALYYELKPESRNQGQTDQDALFAGKPQPHWEGDSFLLYRVGDCVSPGNIHAAIYDSLRLCKDF, encoded by the coding sequence ATGGGCGATTTCGACCAGCTTCTTCAGCCACTAACCATCAACAAACTCACGATCCGTAATCGCATCGTGAGCACACCACATGGCGAAGTCTACGCCGAGGGCGGCGTCCCCACCGAGCGCTACCGCCATTACCACGCTGAAAAAGCGAAAGGTGGCATCGGTATGACCATGTGCGGTGGCTCGTCAGCAGTCTCGCGCACCAGCCCCACGCCCTATTGGTGGGGCGCGGTCGATGTCTCCGACGATAAAGTCATCCCGTATTTCCAGCAGCTCGCCGACGCTGTCCATGACCAGGGCGCGGCGATCATGATCCAGATTACGCACATGGGTCGCCGCTCGAACTATGACGGTGGCGACTGGCCACACCTGATGTCGCCCAGCGGCTATCGCGAACAGATCCACAAGGGCATGGCCAAAACCATCGAGCCGGAGGAGATCAAACGCATTCAGCAAGAGTTTGCGCAAGCCGCACGCCGTGTCAAAGAAGGCGGCCTGGATGGGGCCGAGGTCTCAGCCGCACACCAACACCTGATTGACCAGTTCTGGTCACCACGCACCAATCAACGCACCGACGAATACGGCGGCAGCCTCGAAAACCGCATGCGCTTCGGGCTGGAAGTATTTCAAGCCATCCGTGATGAAGTCGGCCCCGACTTCGCCATCGGCATGCGCATGACCGGCGACGAATTTCACCCCGATGGCCTCGGCCAGGAAGAGCTGCAACAGATCGCTAAGCGCTACGCTGATAGCGGCCTGATTGATTTTCTGGACATCATCGGTTCAGGGGCCGACACGGCGACCACGCAGGCCAATTGCATCCCGAACATGAGTTATCCGCCGGCGCCATTTTTGTATCTGGCTTCCGGCATCAAGGCCGAAGTCGATATCCCGGTGCTGCACGCCCAGAACATCAAGGATCCGAACTCGGCCGGGCGCGCCATTGGCGAAGGACATATCGACATGGTCGGTATGACCCGCGCCCACATCGCCGACCCGCACTTTGTTAATAAGATCCGCGACGGTGACGTGGACCGCATTCGCCAGTGCGTGGGCGCTAACTACTGCATCGACCGCCAGTACGACGGCAAAGAAGTGCTGTGCATCCAGAACGCGGCGACCGGTCGAGAACGCACCATGCCGCAGACCGTGTCCAAGGCCGATACCAAGCGCCGCGTTGCGATCGTCGGCGCCGGGCCGGGTGGCCTAGAGGCCGCACGTGTCTGCGCCGAACGCGGCCACGCCGTTACCTTATTCGAGGCCAGCGACCAACTCGGCGGCCAAGTCAATCTCGCAGCCAGAGCCCCTGGTCGCGACCAAATCGGCGGCATCGTCCGCTGGTTCTCGCTGGAGCTCGCCCGGCTCGGTGTCGACCAGCGTCTGGAGACTTATGCCGACGCCGAGGCACTGCACGCGCTGGACCCCGATATCATCATGCTGGCTCAAGGCGGCCGCCCATTTCTCGATCGCCAGTCCGGCTGGCATTGGGAAGAAAACCTGGTGGTCTCGACCCATGACATTCTGTCCGGCGCAGTCGCGCCCGGCAACAATGTTTTGGTTTTCGACGTAACCGGCGAACACCCGGGATCAACCTGCGCCGACTATCTGGCCGACCAAGGTTCGCTGGTCGAGCTGGCCACACCGGACATGGCCATCGGGGAATTACTCGGTGGCACCACCGCGCCGGTAATCTACGAGCGATTGTATTCCAAGGATGTCGTGCTTACGCCCAACGTCTCGCTGGTCGATGCCTACACGGAGGGCGAGCAGGTGATTGCAGTTTTGGCCAACGAGTTCACCGGCACAGAGGAAGAACGCGCCATCGACCAAATCGTGGTCGAAAACGGTACTCGGCCGAATGAAGCGCTCTACTACGAACTGAAACCCGAATCGCGCAACCAAGGGCAGACCGACCAGGACGCGCTTTTCGCTGGCAAGCCACAGCCCCACTGGGAAGGTGACAGCTTCCTGCTCTATCGCGTTGGCGACTGTGTCTCACCCGGCAATATTCATGCGGCGATCTACGATTCGCTGCGGTTGTGCAAGGACTTCTGA
- a CDS encoding DUF3483 domain-containing protein: MVYHAAPASIYLAGLIVLAIAASVRAARWRRGRPTKVAIWRGLAAMPQRYLHDVHEVVTRDPVSGAGPGDSGKQSARMHMMAAGGFVAASVLIIPVHIFGVGGTPLAWLLLLTLVGMAVGVGMEWHRRYPRTPARLSKGDFSRLPFGLTAFVVFFIATTLPSAGVIGGLDWASIGGALLLLIGLYAALECYGGLAFGALHHALAGALHLAWHPRPGRFAASPTETGLAPLDLTADKLGVETPQDFNWNQLLGFDACVECGRCQTACPAYAAGLPLNPKNLIQDITLAAQGRTGAYAGAAHPDRDQTNATGGPDQALIGSDATIHPDTLWACTTCRACVEECPMMIEHVDAVIDLRRFQTLEEGGTPAKGSELLDTLRETDTMSGQPATARSSWTTDLSLPHIGDVESADVLLWFGESGFELRNQKTLRALIQLLKHAGVDIAMLGHSERDCGDIARRMGDEATFQRLAKANIETLGQYRFNRIVTADPHVYHTIKNEYPAMGGDFDIWHHTTFLAGLIDDERLAPTALPDESLTMHDPCYLGRYNDEISAPRRILDALGVERREMERSGKRSMCCGSGGGMAVNDIPGQQRISDVRMDQVDATGAATVAVACPHCATMLDGAVNAKAEVTDVAELLWQGVEANHELA, encoded by the coding sequence ATGGTCTACCACGCCGCCCCCGCCAGTATCTATCTCGCCGGATTGATCGTCTTGGCGATCGCGGCCAGTGTGCGCGCAGCGCGCTGGCGCCGGGGTCGCCCCACGAAAGTCGCAATCTGGCGCGGATTGGCCGCCATGCCGCAGCGCTATTTGCACGATGTACACGAAGTCGTAACCCGCGACCCGGTCAGTGGTGCCGGGCCGGGAGACTCCGGCAAACAGTCGGCCCGTATGCACATGATGGCCGCCGGTGGCTTTGTCGCGGCCAGCGTATTGATCATCCCCGTGCATATATTCGGCGTCGGTGGCACACCGCTAGCCTGGCTGCTCTTACTGACGCTGGTCGGCATGGCCGTCGGCGTCGGCATGGAATGGCATCGGCGCTATCCGCGCACGCCGGCACGGCTCTCAAAAGGCGACTTCAGCCGGCTGCCGTTCGGTCTGACAGCTTTCGTCGTATTCTTCATCGCAACGACACTCCCGTCAGCCGGCGTAATCGGCGGCCTGGATTGGGCCTCGATCGGTGGCGCCCTATTACTTTTGATTGGGCTTTACGCAGCGCTCGAATGCTACGGCGGCCTGGCATTCGGCGCATTACATCATGCCCTGGCCGGCGCACTGCATCTGGCTTGGCATCCACGCCCAGGACGTTTTGCTGCCTCGCCCACCGAAACCGGACTGGCGCCTTTGGATTTGACAGCCGACAAACTCGGCGTTGAGACGCCACAGGATTTCAACTGGAATCAACTTCTCGGCTTTGATGCATGCGTGGAATGCGGGCGCTGTCAGACTGCGTGCCCAGCGTATGCCGCCGGGCTGCCGCTCAATCCCAAAAACCTGATCCAGGACATTACGCTGGCGGCCCAGGGCCGTACCGGAGCCTATGCCGGCGCAGCGCATCCGGACCGTGACCAAACCAATGCAACCGGCGGCCCTGATCAAGCGCTTATCGGCAGCGACGCGACGATCCACCCGGATACGCTCTGGGCCTGCACGACCTGCCGCGCCTGTGTCGAGGAATGCCCGATGATGATCGAGCATGTCGACGCGGTCATCGATCTACGGCGATTCCAAACATTAGAAGAAGGTGGCACACCCGCCAAGGGTAGCGAACTTCTCGACACGCTCCGCGAAACCGACACCATGTCGGGTCAACCCGCCACAGCACGCAGTAGCTGGACGACCGATTTAAGCCTGCCCCACATAGGCGATGTCGAGAGTGCCGATGTACTACTGTGGTTTGGCGAATCCGGCTTCGAGCTCCGCAACCAGAAAACCCTGCGGGCACTGATCCAGCTTCTAAAACATGCCGGCGTGGACATCGCCATGCTCGGCCACAGCGAACGCGACTGCGGCGACATCGCCCGCCGGATGGGTGACGAAGCAACGTTTCAACGACTGGCCAAAGCCAACATCGAAACGCTTGGCCAATATCGCTTCAACCGCATCGTGACCGCCGATCCACACGTCTACCACACCATCAAAAACGAATACCCAGCGATGGGCGGCGATTTCGACATCTGGCACCACACCACGTTTCTGGCCGGACTCATCGACGACGAGCGGCTGGCGCCGACGGCCTTGCCGGACGAATCGCTGACCATGCACGACCCCTGTTATCTAGGCCGCTATAACGACGAAATATCAGCGCCACGCCGCATCCTCGACGCGCTCGGCGTCGAGCGGCGAGAAATGGAACGCTCTGGCAAGCGTTCGATGTGCTGCGGCTCCGGCGGTGGCATGGCGGTCAACGATATTCCCGGCCAGCAGCGCATCTCGGATGTGCGCATGGATCAAGTCGACGCCACGGGGGCGGCGACTGTGGCCGTCGCTTGTCCGCACTGCGCCACGATGCTCGACGGTGCTGTCAACGCAAAAGCCGAGGTTACCGACGTCGCCGAGCTGCTATGGCAAGGCGTGGAGGCTAATCATGAGCTCGCGTAA
- a CDS encoding electron transfer flavoprotein subunit alpha/FixB family protein, giving the protein MSSRNRRRAPHASGNKRRDPRTERSMVRSPSAVTGSTGPTGRRRFNPRVLRGQLADNGRRRLDRSGRGQTMVAMGSAATTAGAAEPQPIIVDDPARFVLAVPDCADGRPSSHDRDILGAARTLADTVDATGAVVALDFGGRASLGIHGADRVIDATTLGADYSPEARVDWVIAAIDALHPAHVVFPDAGINGGDLARRVAAKRAYKLATHCQRVKGDVVISRGDGAKSETHLEPPPLLAIDAEGADPVAGAPREGRAVEIDAPATPSAVRDLGPVAVDPASIPLAETDFILAAGNGVTDWETFHAVASALGASEGASRVVCDAGDMPRDRQVGASGTLVCPRCYVAIGISGAPQHLQGITEVENVVAVDMQGNTPMQKRADLSVVGDAKAIMQALLNRLGAKSDAA; this is encoded by the coding sequence ATGAGCTCGCGTAATCGACGCCGAGCGCCGCATGCGAGCGGCAATAAACGGCGCGACCCTAGAACCGAACGCAGTATGGTGCGTAGCCCGAGCGCGGTTACCGGCAGCACCGGCCCGACCGGTCGGCGCCGCTTCAACCCCAGGGTGCTACGTGGCCAACTCGCCGATAACGGGCGTCGACGGCTGGACCGCAGCGGGCGGGGCCAGACAATGGTCGCCATGGGCAGCGCTGCCACCACGGCAGGCGCGGCCGAGCCGCAGCCCATTATCGTCGACGATCCGGCGCGCTTCGTGCTGGCCGTCCCCGATTGTGCCGACGGCCGACCTTCCAGCCACGATCGTGACATCCTGGGCGCAGCACGGACGCTGGCCGATACCGTTGATGCCACGGGCGCGGTTGTCGCACTCGATTTCGGCGGGCGGGCATCGCTTGGCATCCATGGCGCGGACCGCGTCATCGACGCCACTACTTTGGGCGCCGATTACTCGCCCGAGGCCCGCGTAGACTGGGTCATCGCCGCTATCGACGCGCTGCACCCCGCCCACGTCGTATTTCCCGACGCCGGCATCAACGGCGGCGATCTGGCCCGGCGGGTGGCCGCCAAGCGCGCGTATAAACTGGCCACTCACTGCCAGCGCGTTAAAGGCGATGTAGTCATAAGCCGTGGCGATGGCGCCAAGTCGGAAACGCACCTCGAACCGCCGCCACTGCTGGCCATCGATGCCGAAGGCGCCGATCCCGTCGCTGGTGCGCCACGCGAAGGACGCGCGGTCGAGATCGATGCCCCGGCCACCCCGAGCGCCGTCCGCGATCTCGGTCCAGTCGCCGTCGATCCCGCCAGCATTCCGCTGGCCGAAACCGACTTCATCCTCGCCGCTGGCAACGGCGTGACCGATTGGGAGACATTTCACGCAGTTGCGAGTGCGCTGGGAGCCTCCGAAGGCGCCTCCAGAGTGGTTTGTGACGCCGGTGACATGCCGCGCGATCGCCAAGTCGGGGCCTCCGGCACACTCGTCTGTCCGCGCTGCTACGTCGCCATCGGCATCTCCGGGGCCCCGCAACACCTGCAGGGCATCACCGAGGTCGAAAACGTAGTCGCGGTCGACATGCAAGGCAACACGCCGATGCAAAAACGCGCTGATCTCAGCGTGGTCGGCGATGCCAAAGCCATTATGCAAGCGCTATTGAATCGCCTGGGGGCCAAAAGCGATGCCGCTTAA